In Tiliqua scincoides isolate rTilSci1 chromosome 1, rTilSci1.hap2, whole genome shotgun sequence, the following are encoded in one genomic region:
- the TDRD6 gene encoding tudor domain-containing protein 6 — protein MCTVLPSPGSCLSLRVSFVEVHAGLLPVRLWGLPGERREEYLRLAEEIQAKVGPRLAAAPRGEGESGAVALGDLCLVELGGRWHRCRVVSRQPGPGQDYRVFLLDEGRTVSAGPYYLARGCHELFCLPSEVLGCVLADLVPAGRSGAALAAAAREPGAWASLGPGILRFGWTAGAVEFLGCLHGKEVSGLVREVLIPQRLVVLELPWLLLQMHHLGLARQISPSAFRALLHGSLASPSAASPLPEPFSSPPPAQTQLDTGALDYFYPRLELDVTEPVLVTQISDPYRVYCQLRSFSSEIKHLSDTMYQAFEAAGATDLQENLPTPGSPCAARGIDGCWYRALLLEIYPGSGPEEQPGAVAQVICVDYGRKEFVTKRNLRCLPGEYFRMPVVTYPCSLQGIADRGCGWARSQISELKTLLLGKVVQAHIEAYCPFEHLYYVTLYAEDGLNLNCLFGVQARCLAQSLLHSNQEYISDLESISAPSKKVPDSPSTLAATVSQMNHAAVLLPGVHLKAGKCYSARISFLQDPTEFWVHLQEHQQPLCYLKQNLHDFYSQSRKLESILLQPQPGSLCCVMLKENSYHRALVTKVQGKDIEVYLVDRGNTEVVDLTKVKELLPQFRDLPAVALRCALANPSSQSRLWSSDAVDYFRKAVLNKELVIQVLGMQGDIYIVELFDNSLGGEKNVGKIMSQGNYTEYVKEVKEPLKKLLDEPLRRSSEGIEQTSTRIKSTKEESSENTCHLSCKAVAEEDSCATLNPLSYPVQKHSEIRPGFSCEEQLEVGSTVDVVVSYTESPSLFWCQLDQSSQDLKALMAKIQDYCINSAQPHDWPNPVCLAKYAADGKWYRAHIVNAMSQTEEVEVTYVDYGNKELVSRKDLRATRAEFLQLRAQAFTCSLYNLIQPNGQDPFVWDEKGTEAFQEFVDAASKLELKCTKFALAALNNKDLFNIVDLITPFESVCHFLTRKGLARAVQPEKPLTSSVHLLSYYYSTHDLKIGSEEVVYVTHVHDPCLFYCQLARSADVLGLLTANIGKLSKMWHSLQASQAPGNLYLAKYTDGCWYRATVSSAKSTKEAFFVDFGNTLSLKNEDLIQIPNNAYEILLLPVQAIKCSLSDVADVPKDSAAWFEKTVLDKPLKALVVAKEPDGKLIVELYDGKIKINAKLKESLDLQHSRGAARYAEKETSVYRYPCDRETNTGPRRLFLTDVVRPAPVFKRWRSENLEMSDGSRPGAVCQEARQFEQKSKKEIVTKFSGSVERVNRNDPVADGKGRECAHLIKREGRLDNFKKRDQSEISIPSALKKISDLPQKNISPGLKTLVYVSHINNPSDFYVQLVEDEPLLDRISEKLNNSAKVGSLKGQELYIGDLMCALFSEDGLWYRAMVREKPSGELVSVQYIDYGNTAVVDSCKICRLPEDCSSFPMISVHCSLGGMKTTKLPDWPQEAVLYFQQRTSEIQINGEFGEKCKDKWEILLCDQEGSMTVELVNSYLQYKTCLEETSDEKECASSLINLCETVHSGKNGKPSQIPDSKSFLWKIPEVGQTVKTYAVVVKSPGYFWCQFADTDAIGSVERKLQEAGELARSSVGDIKSGFPCLVEYDENKLYRAIVSSVEGDMLRIIRVDYGTEELVSKEMIIQISHELLTIPPQAFLCCLFGFNATEGSWAEETNKIFCEMIVDSLLDVTVLEKQNSDLWEIPVFVVKLENKKKSINEHIKPFWIHSVEDSGPASANIHSPVRQHENAEEEDLEVVPFETAQPLADEEDLSDLGTLEMPPSSDDTKQLLLELEMLRAYSCDDLHDLRELESAKGNLPLYGCVDATVQAQSILCWRFCTEDETACSLKGFDIGSRCMVWSGVKWFKAQILGISAEGTKVLNLSSGHEEIVNPVNVWNGIPEVVSSLSKMLHNKMDTLCPMPAGDLAMEV, from the exons atgtgCACCGTGTTGCCCAGCCCGGGCAGCTGCCTGAGCCTGCGCGTCTCCTTCGTGGAGGTCCACGCGGGGCTGTTGCCGGTGAGGCTGTGGGGGCTGCCCGGGGAGCGGCGGGAGGAGTACCTGCGGCTGGCGGAGGAGATCCAGGCCAAGGTCGGGCCGCGCCTGGCCGCCGCCCCCCGCGGAGAGGGCGAGAGCGGCGCCGTGGCCCTGGGCGACCTGTGCCTGGTGGAGCTGGGCGGGCGCTGGCACCGTTGCCGCGTGGTGAGCCGCCAGCCGGGGCCCGGCCAGGACTACCGCGTCTTCCTGCTGGACGAGGGCCGCACGGTGAGCGCCGGCCCCTACTACCTGGCGCGCGGCTGCCACGAGCTCTTCTGCCTGCCTTCCGAAGTGCTGGGCTGCGTCCTCGCTGACCTCGTCCCCGCAGGGAGGAGCGGCGCCGCCCTGGCCGCCGCCGCCAGGGAGCCCGGGGCCTGGGCTTCGCTGGGGCCCGGCATTCTGCGCTTCGGGTGGACGGCCGGCGCCGTGGAGTTCCTGGGCTGCCTGCACGGCAAGGAGGTGTCGGGCTTGGTCAGAGAGGTGCTGATCCCGCAGCGCCTCGTGGTTCTGGAGCTGCCCTGGCTGCTCCTGCAGATGCACCACTTGGGCCTCGCCCGCCAGATCTCCCCCAGCGCCTTCCGCGCCCTGCTGCACGGCTCCCTCGCAAGCCCTTCTGCCGCCTCTCCCCTGCCGGAgcccttttcttctccccctcctgcccaaacCCAGCTGGACACTGGCGCCTTGGATTACTTCTACCCCCGACTGGAGCTGGATGTGACGGAGCCGGTGTTGGTGACTCAGATCTCTGATCCCTACAGAGTGTACTGCCAGCTTCGCAGCTTCTCCAGCGAGATCAAGCATCTCTCAGACACCATGTACCAAGCTTTTGAGGCAGCTGGCGCAACAGACCTCCAAGAGAACTTGCCCACCCCAGGATCTCCTTGTGCTGCCCGGGGCATAGATGGATGCTGGTATCGGGCTCTACTGTTAGAGATATACCCTGGGAGTGGTCCGGAGGAGCAGCCGGGGGCAGTGGCCCAAGTGATCTGCGTGGATTATGGCAGGAAAGAGTTTGTGACAAAGAGAAACTTGCGTTGTTTGCCAGGGGAGTATTTCCGCATGCCAGTGGTAACCTATCCTTGCTCACTGCAGGGCATTGCAGATAGGGGCTGTGGCTGGGCCCGTTCACAAATCAGTGAACTCAAAACATTGCTGTTAGGCAAGGTGGTGCAAGCACACATTGAAGCATACTGTCCTTTTGAGCATCTCTATTATGTGACTCTGTATGCAGAAGATGGCCTCAATCTTAACTGTCTCTTTGGGGTACAGGCACGGTGCCTGGCCCAGAGTCTCCTGCACAGCAATCAAGAGTATATCTCTGACTTGGAAAGCATTAGTGCCCCTTCTAAGAAAGTGCCTGATTCCCCATCCACACTTGCTGCAACTGTATCCCAAATGAATCATGCTGCTGTACTGCTGCCCGGTGTGCATCTGAAAGCAGGCAAGTGCTACAGCGCCCGAATATCCTTCCTCCAGGACCctacagagttttgggtgcaccTCCAGGAGCACCAGCAGCCTCTCTGCTACCTGAAGCAGAACTTGCATGACTTTTACTCTCAGAGTAGGAAACTGGAAAGTATTCTACTACAACCTCAGCCAGGATCCCTGTGCTGTGTCATGCTGAAAGAGAACTCTTACCATCGTGCCCTTGTCACTAAAGTGCAGGGGAAGGACATTGAAGTATATCTGGTGGATAGGGGCAACACTGAAGTAGTTGATTTGACTAAAGTGAAGGAGTTGCTTCCCCAGTTCAGAGACCTTCCTGCTGTGGCACTCAGGTGTGCATTGGCTAATCCTTCTTCCCAGAGTCGGTTGTGGAGCTCAGATGCTGTAGACTATTTCAGAAAAGCAGTACTAAACAAAGAGCTGGTGATCCAGGTCCTTGGTATGCAAGGGGATATTTACATAGTTGAACTTTTTGATAATTCCctaggaggagaaaaaaatgtggGCAAAATCATGTCCCAGGGGAACTATACTGAGTATGTGAAAGAAGTGAAAGAACCCCTCAAGAAGTTGTTAGATGAGCCATTGAGGAGAAGTTCTGAAGGTATTGAGCAAACATCTACAAGAATAAAATCaacaaaagaggaa TCTAGTGAAAATACTTGCCACTTGTCATGCAAAGCAGTTGCAGAAGAGGATTCATGTGCTACCCTAAATCCTTTATCCTACCCTGTGCAAAAGCACTCTGAAATAAGGCCAGGATTTTCTTGTGAAGAACAGCTTGAAGTTGGAAGTACAGTAGATGTGGTGGTATCCTATACGGAAAGTCCTAGTCTCTTTTGGTGTCAGTTAGATCAAAGCTCTCAGGACCTGAAGGCACTTATGGCTAAAATTCAGGATTACTGTATTAATTCAGCACAACCTCATGATTGGCCAAACCCTGTGTGTCTGGCTAAGTATGCTGCAGATGGGAAGTGGTACAGAGCTCATATTGTTAATGCTATGTCTCAGACAGAAGAGGTGGAAGTTACATATGTTGACTATGGGAATAAAGAGCTTGTTTCACGAAAAGATCTTCGAGCAACTAGAGCAGAGTTTCTGCAATTAAGAGCTCAGGCTTTCACATGTAGCCTTTACAATTTAATTCAGCCAAATGGTCAGGATCCTTTTGTTTGGGATGAGAAAGGCACTGAAGCTTTTCAGGAATTTGTTGATGCAGCAAGCAAATTGGAACTAAAATGTACCAAATTTGCTTTAGCAGCATTAAACAATAAAGATCTTTTTAATATTGTGGATCTGATTACACCTTTTGAAAGTGTGTGCCATTTTTTAACAAGGAAGGGTTTAGCCAGAGCTGTACAACCAGAGAAACCTTTGACATCATCTGTTCATCTTCTCTCATACTATTATTCAACGCACGACCTCAAAATAGGAAGTGAAGAGGTAGTTTATGTCACACATGTTCATGATCCATGTCTCTTTTACTGTCAGCTTGCTAGAAGTGCAGATGTTCTTGGTCTGTTAACTGCTAATATTGGTAAGCTCAGCAAAATGTGGCACAGTTTGCAAGCATCACAAGCCCCTGGAAATCTGTATCTTGCAAAGTATACTGATGGCTGCTGGTACAGGGCAACAGTGTCTTCAGCAAAATCTACCAAAGAAGCCTTCTTTGTGGATTTTGGAAATACTCTGTCGTTAAAGAATGAAGACCTTATTCAAATACCAAATAATGCTTATGAGATATTGCTTTTGCCAGTGCAAGCCATAAAATGCTCTCTCTCTGATGTTGCTGATGTACCAAAAGATTCTGCTGCGTGGTTTGAAAAAACAGTACTCGATAAGCCCTTAAAGGCTTTAGTTGTAGCAAAAGAACCTGATGGAAAACTGATTGTTGAACTATATGATGGCAAAATAAAGATCAATGCAAAACTGAAAGAAAGTTTAGATTTGCAGCATAGCAGGGGAGCAGCCAGGTATGCAGAAAAGGAAACTTCAGTTTATAGATATCCATGTGACAGAGAAACAAACACTGGACCTAGAAGACTGTTTTTGACAGATGTTGTCAGACCTGCTCCAGTGTTCAAGAGATGGCGCTCTGAAAATTTGGAAATGTCAGACGGTAGCAGGCCTGGTGCTGTGTGCCAAGAAGCAAGACAATTTGAGCAAAAATCCAAAAAAGAGATTGTGACCAAGTTTTCTGGGTCAGTGGAAAGAGTTAATAGAAATGACCCTGTTGCagatgggaagggcagggagtgtGCACACCTTATAAAGAGAGAAGGAAGACTTGATAACTTTAAAAAGAGAGATCAAAGTGAAATTAGTATACCttctgcacttaaaaaaataTCTGATCTACCTCAAAAGAATATAAGCCCTGGTCTTAAAACATTAGTATATGTTTCTCATATAAATAACCCTTCTGACTTTTATGTTCAACTAGTAGAAGATGAGCCCCTACTTGACCGTATTTCAGAAAAACTAAACAATTCTGCAAAGGTAGGCAGTTTAAAAGGGCAGGAGCTTTACATAGGAGACTTGATGTGTGCACTTTTTTCAGAAGATGGTTTATGGTATCGAGCTATGGTCAGAGAAAAGCCCTCTGGTGAATTGGTGAGTGTACAGTATATTGACTATGGCAATACTGCAGTAGTTGACAGCTGCAAAATATGTAGGCTCCCTGAAGACTGTTCATCATTCCCAATGATAAGTGTTCATTGCTCACTTGGTGGCATGAAGACCACTAAGCTTCCAGATTGGCCACAAGAAGCAGTGCTGTATTTCCAACAAAGAACAAGTGAAATCCAGATAAATGGTGAATTTGGAGAGAAATGTAAAGACAAATGGGAAATTCTTCTCTGTGACCAGGAAGGTAGTATGACAGTTGAGTTGGTTAATAGTTACCTTCAGTATAAAACTTGCTTAGAGGAGACATCTGATGAGAAAGAGTGTGCAAGTAGTCTGATAAACCTGTGTGAAACTGTTCATTCTGGTAAGAATGGAAAACCTTCTCAGATTCCAGATTCCAAATCATTTCTTTGGAAGATACCTGAAGTAGGTCAGACTGTAAAAACTTATGCAGTTGTTGTAAAGAGCCCAGGATATTTCTGGTGTCAGTTTGCTGACACAGATGCAATTGGTTCAGTTGAAAGGAAGCTTCAGGAAGCTGGGGAGCTTGCCAGGAGTAGTGTGGGTGATATCAAAAGTGGCTTTCCCTGTCTGGTGGAGTATGATGAAAACAAACTTTACCGAGCAATAGTTAGCAGTGTAGAGGGCGATATGTTGAGAATTATTCGTGTTGATTATGGAACTGAGGAACTAGTTAGCAAAGAGATGATCATTCAAATTTCTCATGAGCTCTTAACAATTCCACCTCAAGCATTTCTGTGTTGTTTGTTTGGCTTTAATGCTACTGAAGGGTCATGGGCTGAAGAAACAAATAAGATCTTTTGTGAGATGATAGTGGATTCTCTACTGGATGTTACAGtcttggaaaaacaaaacagtgaccTTTGGGAAATCCCTGTATTTGTTGTTAAAttggaaaataaaaagaaaagtatAAATGAGCACATTAAACCTTTTTGGATCCATTCTGTTGAAGACAGTGGCCCAGCTTCAGCAAATATTCATAGTCCTGTAAGGCAACATGAAAATGCAGAAGAAGAGGACTTGGAGGTTGTGCCCTTTGAAACGGCA CAGCCTTTGGCTGATGAAGAGGACTTGTCAGATCTGGGGACCTTAGAAATGCCTCCTTCTTCTGATGATACCAAACAGCTGTTGCTAGAATTGGAAATGTTGAGAGCATACTCATGTGATGACCTTCATGATCTTCGGGAACTGGAGTCAGCCAAAGGGAATCTTCCATTAT ATGGCTGCGTTGATGCTACTGTGCAGGCACAGTCCATCCTTTGTTGGCGCTTCTGCACAG AAGATGAAACTGCTTGCAGCTTAAAGGGATTTGATATTGGTTCCAGGTGCATGGTGTGGTCTGGTGTAAAATGGTTCAAGGCTCAGATTTTAGGCATATCTGCTGAAGGTACAAAG GTTTTAAATCTTTCAAGTGGACATGAAGAGATAGTCAATCCGGTAAATGTTTGGAATGGAATTCCTGAAGTGGTTTCAAGCTTGTCTAAG